The proteins below are encoded in one region of Peribacillus muralis:
- a CDS encoding HD-GYP domain-containing protein, with protein MLVKTRFLTEGCILSKEIRGLADRPIMYEKTILTAESIEALQAFLISEVSVEKTLINGKKFLPKEVIDPELDELEESSDFTELYLKAVQTYKRLFRNWQAGSKVEVAMIRLIIIPLVDKALEDPSNILMLHHYSNKEDYTFHHAISIGLIGSYIASKMKYSKADVYQVAIGGCLADCGMSKLAPRLLNKMEELTAEDYEEIHKHPIFSYKMIKDSSIIKDSVKIAILEHHGRLDGTGYPKSLNAKPMNLFSKIIAVADVFHAMTSERTYRKKQSPFRVLEMILHDDFGKFDIEVVKTLLSSFSSFSIGSRVKLNNGFIAEIIFIDASNQTRPIVKLKDSEEIINLSLTRDLYIEEIL; from the coding sequence TGCTAGTAAAAACACGCTTTTTAACGGAAGGCTGTATTCTCTCCAAAGAAATTAGAGGGCTCGCCGACCGCCCCATCATGTATGAAAAAACAATATTGACGGCTGAGTCAATCGAGGCTTTGCAGGCGTTTTTAATTTCGGAGGTTAGCGTTGAAAAAACGTTGATTAATGGAAAAAAATTTTTACCGAAAGAAGTGATAGACCCGGAATTGGATGAATTGGAAGAGTCGTCCGATTTTACGGAATTGTATCTTAAGGCCGTTCAAACCTATAAGCGACTATTCAGGAACTGGCAAGCAGGCAGCAAGGTGGAGGTGGCCATGATCCGTTTAATCATCATCCCACTAGTGGATAAAGCACTGGAGGATCCATCCAACATTTTAATGCTGCACCATTACAGCAATAAAGAGGATTACACCTTTCACCATGCGATTTCCATCGGTTTAATAGGTAGCTATATTGCATCTAAAATGAAATACAGCAAGGCTGACGTCTACCAGGTGGCCATTGGCGGATGTCTTGCAGATTGTGGGATGTCAAAGCTCGCTCCACGGTTACTGAATAAGATGGAAGAATTAACTGCCGAGGATTACGAGGAGATTCACAAACATCCCATCTTCAGCTATAAAATGATAAAAGATAGCTCCATCATAAAGGACAGTGTAAAGATCGCGATACTTGAGCATCATGGAAGGCTCGATGGGACGGGTTATCCAAAAAGTCTGAATGCCAAGCCGATGAACTTATTTTCAAAGATCATTGCAGTGGCAGACGTCTTTCATGCGATGACCTCCGAAAGGACATATAGGAAGAAACAGTCGCCATTCAGAGTGTTGGAAATGATTTTACATGATGATTTCGGTAAGTTTGATATTGAAGTAGTGAAAACCTTGTTATCAAGCTTCTCCAGCTTTTCCATAGGAAGCAGGGTCAAGCTGAACAATGGCTTTATTGCAGAAATCATTTTCATTGATGCCAGTAACCAAACAAGGCCGATCGTCAAATTGAAAGATAGTGAAGAAATCATTAATTTAAGTCTGAC